In Rhizobium sp. CIAT894, the genomic window ATGGCTGGATGCATCATCGCACCGATGTTCCTCCGTCCAAGGAAAATTACGTCGCCAAGGAATGGCAGAAGGCGCATCGCCCGAACTTTACCGGTTCTCCCCAGGCTTACCGTCCGCCGGGCTCCATTGCCGCTCCAGGCGAACGGCCGCGGGTTACCGGCGATTACGATGCCTGGACGCCGGGCAACTGAGACGGCTCGACCGGGCGACCCTCAGGCCCGGCTTTTGGCCACAATTGACCTTTACCCGCAGGTTGGCCGCGCTTGACCGCGGTCTTGAACTGAAAATGTCTGGAGACGGGTACATATGAAGCTCTTCACGCGGAACATGGTCCTGCGTGCCGCCGGATCGCTGCTGGCGCTCTCGGCCCTGCTTCCACCAGTTGCGGCCAATGCCGCACGCATCGAAAATCCGGTCGCCGTCTTCTCCGGTCTCGACAAGATCACCGGCCGCATCACGACCTTCGACGTCTATGTCAACGAGACGGTGCAGTTCGGCGCGCTGCAGGTGACGCCGAAGGCCTGTTATTCGCGCGACCAGGCGGAAGCGCAGAAGATCGACGGTTTCGTCGAGGTCGACGAGATCACCCTCGACCGCAAGATCCGCCGCATCTTCACCGGCTGGATGTTTGCCGCCAGCCCCGGCCTCAACGCCGTCGAGCACCCGATCTACGACGTCTGGCTGAAGGACTGCAAGACGAACTCGGACGTCCCGGCTCCCGATAGCGCCAAGGCGACAGCCCGCTAACCTGTTTCGCGTCGCGGTCTCCCCGACCATACAGAGCAACGAAGCGCCTTGAATTGCTCGAACTTGCTTTGTTGATCTGGCATCGGTCTCTCCTTGAATTCACGCAGAAACGCGCCTGGAAGCAGCGCGGCTCTGCCTTCAAAAGGATCGGCATGCCAATCGGCGGTCGGTTGCCGGCGCTCAGAGATCGAAAGTCAGCTTGCTCAACTGGCTTCCTGCCGCGTCGAAATTACCGGCTCTCAACCAGCGCTCGTAGCCGGCGCGCAATTGCGGCCATTCGCTGTCGAGGATTGAGAACCATGCCGTGTCGCGATTGAGGCCCTTGACCACCATATGCTGCCGGAAGAGGCCTTCAAAACGGAACCCGAACCGTTCGGCCGCCCTCTTCGACGGCAGATTGAGATCGTGGCATTTCCATTCGAAACGCCGGTAACCCAGGCCGAAGGCGTAGTCGGCAAACAGGAACAGCGCTTCTGTCGCCACGCGCGAGCGGGTAATCGCTGGTCCCCACATGATGCTGCCGATCTCAATTACACCATGCGTCCTGTCGATACGCATGAGCGCCTGTCGCCCCTCGGCCCGGCCGGTCTTCTTGTCGATGACAGCGAAGAACAATGGATCGGTGCTCGCCGACGCTTTTTGCGCCCATTGTACAAGTTCCGCCAAGCCGGATGGCGCTTGTTCGAAGAGATATCGAAACCGGTCATCGGCACCTGGCGCCGATGCTGCCTCGTACAGCGAGGCTGAATGCTGGTCAGGGTCGAGCGGTTCCAGCCGCACATAGGACCCATTCAATGTTTTGCGCTCTGGCGCTGGAGCGCCCTTCCAATTGGTAAGATTCACCAATGCACCTCCTGAACAAGCCGACCATTGCGATCATCGTGTAAAATCGAGTCCCTCAATGCCACAATTTTGGTACGGCCGACCCGTCCATTTTTCACAATCTGCCCAGACCAATTTCGGCACGTCTATGCGCCGACTGCCTCAACCATTGAGCCAGAAGAGGCCGCTCGCTTCGGCGGGGATGTTGCCACAATGGTAGCGTTTGACCGTGTCGAACAGCTCTGACAGCAGTCCATCTTGACGCGCGCAAGCCTTATGCAGTGGGTGTCTTGTTCCTCGTGAAAAGACCCTTGGCAAAGCGAAGCGCGCCGCCAGCCACGACGACGATGAGGATGCCGGCTTTTTTGAGGAAGACGGCCGCAAGCGCCAGCAGCCCCACCTTTGCGGCGATCTTGGCGCCCGCGCCGGCGGCGATCATTCCCGCCATTCCGTAGGCAGCGATCTTGTCGCCTTCGACGTAGTCGGTATAGGCCATTCCCGTGTCGAACTGCACGAGCGTCGTGACGGTCGGAATAACCGCCTCGATCTCCTTCAACTGGTTCAGGCCGGCAACGAAGTCGAACTCAAATACGCCCTGGCGGCCGAGGGTCCGCACGGAATAGTTCAGGGTGTGGGGCGCCCGCATGTCATCGCCGAACAACAGATCGCGCGCCCAGTGCATCGCATGCGCGGATTTGTCGTAATGCGGCGTCGAGGCCCACCCGATAAGCGTGATCTTTTGAAAACCCTGCTTCTCGCGCTCGACGTTGTTTTCCCGGATGGAATCTTTGATGTTCTGCAGCAGTTCGTCGTAATTGGTCGTCGCGGCATCGGCGTCGGAGACATAGCCGTCGGCGCTGTATTGCACGACGGAACCCCAGGCCTCGATATCGGTCGGCGCGTATTTCGCCGGGAAGATCATCCCCATCGTTCCCTCCGCCGCCTGCGGGGGATTTCCCCAGATGTCGACAAGCACCGTCTTCGTGTCGGCGGGATTGAGATAATAGAAGCCTTGCGGCACGTTCAGCGTCGCCTTCGCGGCAGGCAGCTTGATTGCTCCCTGCTGAAAATCGAGCTTTTCCAGCAACGGCTTTTCCGCGTCGGAAAAGTCGCTCCTGTCCGGGAACATCTCCTGGTAAGGGCGGGCGCCGGCCTGAGCTGTGAACAAGGCGAAAAGGATCGCGGCTGCAAAATATCGTTTCAAAATTCTATCCCCCGTTGCAGGCGCCGAACCTATTCAAATCGGCTCGAAAATCAACGCTGGGATGAAAGGATCGCGCTTAAAACTTGAGGTGTGGCGATTCCATCGCGGCTGCAAGCATCAGGGCATAATCGGCCTTCGGAACATCGATCGCTCCGAACGTCTTCAGGTGCTCGGTGGTGAACTGCGTGTCGAGCAGGGTGAAGCCCTTTTCCCTGAGCCGTTCGACCAGATGCACGAGGCAGATTTTCGAGGCATCCGTCCGGCGCGAAAACATGCTTTCGCCGAAGAAGGCCGAGCCGAGCGAGACGCCGTAGAGGCCGCCGACCAGTTCGTCGCCGTCCCAGGCTTCGACGGTGTGGGCATGCCCCATGTCGAAGAGTGTCGCGTAAAGCGATCGGATCGTTTTGTTGATCCAGGTGCTCGGGCGACCGGATGTTTCCTCCGCGCAAGCCGCGATCACCTGGTCGAAAGCGTGATCGAAACGGATCTCGAAGGGTTTCCTGCGCACCGTCTTGGCAAGGCTCTTCGACACGTGGAAATGGTCGAGCGGCAGCACGCCACGCAGCTCCGGCTCGACCCAGAAAATCTCCGGGTCGTCGGCGGATTCGGCCATCGGGAAGAGGCCGATGGAATAGGCGCGCAGGAGAATGTCAGGGGTGATGCCTGGTGACTTCCTGCGCGATCCTGCCATTCCTGTCCTATGCCGCCGGTGCGTTGGCGAGGTAGTGTTCCAGCCAGTGGATGTCGTAATCGCCGTTGGCGATGTCCTGGTTGGAGACGAGATCCTGGAACAGCGGCAGCGTCGTATTGATGCCGTCGACGACGAATTCGTCGAGTGCGCGACGCAGTCGCATCATGCATTCGACGCGGGTACGGCCGTGAACGATCAGCTTGCCGATCAGGCTGTCGTAATAAGGCGGAATCTTGTAGCCCTGATAGGCGCCCGAATCGATGCGCACGCCAAGGCCGCCCGGTGCATGGAAATGCGTGATCGTGCCGGGCGAGGGCACGAAGGTGCGCGGATGCTCGGCATTGATGCGGCACTCGATGGCGTGGCCGGAAAAATGCACCTCATCCTGCGTCACCGACAGACCGCCGCCGGAGGCGACGCGGATCTGTTCGTGCACGAGGTCGATGCCGGTGATCGCTTCGGTGATCGGATGCTCCACCTGCAGGCGGGTGTTCATTTCGATGAAATAGAACTCGCCGTTCTCGTAGAGGAATTCGATCGTGCCGGCGCCGCGATATTTCAGCTTCTTCATGGCGTCGGCGCAGATCTGGCCGATCTTCATGCGCTGCTCGACGTTGAGCGCCGGCGAATTCGCCTCTTCCCAGACCTTCTGGTGGCGGCGCTGCAGCGAGCAGTCGCGTTCGCCAAGATGGATGGCATTGCCTTCGCCATCACCGAACACCTGGATTTCGATGTGGCGCGGCTTGCCGAGATATTTTTCCATATAGACGGCATCGTTGCCGAAGGCGGCTGCCGCTTCCGTGCGCGCCGTCGACCAGGCCTCGATCAGGTCGGCCTCGCTCTTGGCGACCTTCATGCCGCGTCCGCCGCCGCCGGCGGTTGCCTTGATCAGCACGGGATAGCCGATTTCGGCGGCCGTCTTCAGCGCATCCTCTTCGGTCTTCACTTCGCCGTCCGAACCAGGAACGACCGGAATGCCGAGTTCCAGCGCCGTTGTTTTGGCGGTGATCTTGTCGCCCATGATGCGGATATGGTCCGCCGTCGGCCCGATGAAGGTGATGCCGTGGGCTTCGAGGATATCGGCGAACTTGGCATTTTCCGACAGAAAGCCGTAGCCCGGATGCACGGCATCGGCGCCGGTGATCTCGCAGGCGGCGACGATCTGGTGGATATTGAGATAGCTCTCGCGCGAAGACGGCGGGCCGATGCAAACACTTTCGTCGGCAAGGCGCACATGCATGGCATCGGCATCGGCGGTGGAATGAACCACGACGCAGGCAATGCCGAGTTCCTTGCAGGCCCGGAGCACGCGAAGGGCGATTTCCCCGCGATTGGCGATGAGGATTTTCGAAATCATGGGCATGGGCCTATTCGATGACGACGAGGGCTTGGCCGTATTCGACGGGATGTCCGTCATCGACGAGGATTTCCGTCACCTTGCCCGACTTCGGCGAGGGGATCTGGTTCATCGTCTTCATCGCTTCGATGATGATCAGCGTCTGGCCTTCCTTGACGGTCGCGCCGATTTCGATGAAGGGACGCGCGCCCGGAGCGGGCGCCATGTAGACGGTGCCGACCATCGGTGCATTGACGACGTTCGCCGGATTGCGGGAGGGAGCCGCGGCCGGTGCGGCGGCTGCTGCTGCCGGTGCGGCAGCTGCGGGCGCGGCATAGGCAGGTGCTGCGATCGGCGCCTGGACATATTGCTGGGTGCCGGCGCGCGAAACGCGAATGCGCAGGTCGTCCTGCTCGACCTCGATCTCCGTCAGATCCGTTTCGTTGAGAATGTTGGCGAGATCGCGGATCAGTGCCTGATCGATACCCGATTTCTTTTCAGCCATGGTGTTGCCCTGTCTTATTCTTATGCCGTGATGTTCTTCAGCGCGTGGAGCGCCAGGATGTAGCTGTAAGGCCCGAAGCCGCAGATCACGCCCTTGCATGCGGGCGCGATCATCGACTTGTGGCGGAATTCTTCCCGTGCATGCACGTTGGATATGTGGAGCTCGATGACGGGAATGGATATAGCGCGGATCGCATCATGCAGCGCGACCGATGTATGCGTATAGGCGCCCGCATTGATGGCAACGCCGGCCGCCTTTTCGTCCGCCTCATGGAACCAGTCGACCAGTGCGCCTTCGTGGTTGCTCTGGCGGAAATCGATATCGAAGCCGAGTTCGCGGCCGGCAGCCTTGCAGTCCGCCTCGATGTCCTTCAGCGTCTTGCCGCCATAAATGCCGGGCTCTCTTTTACCCAGCATATTCAGGTTGGGGCCGTTCAGGACAAAAATCGTTTGCGTCATCGAATGTTCCGAAAAATGTACGACGGCAACCTATAGACTCCGCGAAGGCCGATTGAAAGCCCTTACGGATTGGGCAGCGGGAATCGTGCCACATTTGTCCACATGGTTGAAACGCTTCGATTTTGGCGATTTGATGGGCGGCCGATCGGCGATTGCTTTGCTCAGCAGGTGGTCTTGCCGCAGCTGCGCATGTTCTTGACCTTGCCTTCCAGATCGTCGAGCCCGACGGCGCCCGGCACCAGTTCTTTACCGATCACATAGGAGGGCGTGCCGCTGATGCCGAGGCTGGAGGCGAGCTGGTAGGTCGCCTGGACGATGCTGTCATTCGGGCTCTTTGCCATCTCGGCGCGGATCTTGTCCTCGCTGACGCCGAGCGAGGCGGCGACTGCGACCGCCGTTTCGTCGGAGGCGCGGCCCTCGCTGCCGAGAAGGGCGACGTGGAAATCGGCGTATTTCTCCGGCGCCAGCTTGCGGAAGGCGTCGGCCACCTTGTGGGCGGCGACCGAATCCGGCCCGAGGATCGGAAATTCCTTGAGCACGAAGCGGACGTTCTTGTCCTTCTTCAGCATCGCCTGCATGTCGGGAAGCGCGTGCCGGCAGTAGCTGCAATTATAATCGAAGAATTCGACGACGGTTACATCGCCCTTGGGGTTGCCGAGCGTGACGTCGTTCTTCGAATCGAAGATGTCGGCGGTGTTCTCATCGATTGCCATATTGGCCTTCACCAGCCGCTGGGCTTCCTGCTTCTTCTGCAGCGCATCCTGGACATCGAGCATGATCTCGGGATTTTCGATCAGGTATTGCTTGATGAATTCGCCGAACTCCTTCTTCTGCTGGTCGTCGAGCGCTGCCGCCGGAAACGGAAGAGCGATCGATGCGGCAAGCGCCAGTGCGGTGAAGCTTTTCGAGAAGAAGGCCATGATATCCTCGTCATCGGCAATGTGGTCTTGGTCGGGAAGACCGTCGCCGGGTTATGGACTTGAACGCGTCGCGTCAAGGTACGGTGCGTCGAGTTCTGTTCAAACAGGAATTTTCACCCTCGCGCCGCCCTCGCGGGATTGTGATGAGCCGATTAATGCGGCAATTGTCTGGCCACCATCGAATAAGTCGAGCGAGAAGCGATCTTGTTTTCCATATCGAAACGCAGCGAAGTCGAGCCCTTTCATGCCATGGACGTCCTGGCCGAGGCGACGAAGCGGCGTGCGGCCGGCAATCCGGTCATCTCGATGGCCGTCGGCCAGCCCTCGCATCCCGCCCCTCAGGCGGCCCTCGAAGCGGCGCGTGAAGCTCTTGCCGAAGGCCGGATCGGCTATACCGATGCGCTGGGAACGGCGCGGCTGAAATCGGCGCTTGCCCGGCACTATAAGGATCGCCACGGCCTGGAGATCGATCCCGCGCGCATCGCCATCACCACCGGATCCTCGGCCGGCTTCAATCTCGCCTTCCTCACGCTCTTCGATGCCGGCGATGCTGTGGCGATCGCAAGACCCGGTTATCCCGCCTATCGCAATATTCTGGGCGCACTCGGCCTGAAGGTGGTCGAGGTGCCGGTAACGGCCGAAACCCACTTCACGCTCACACCTGAGAGCCTTGAGGCGGCGCAGAAGGAAAGCGGCCTGACGCTGAAGGGCGTGCTGCTTGCAAGCCCCGCCAACCCGACCGGCACGGTGACCGGCCGCAATGGGCTGAAGGCGCTTGCGGATTACTGCGCGGCCCATTCCATCGCCTTCATCTCCGATGAGATCTATCACGGGCTGACCTTTGCCGGCGAGGAGGCGAGCGCGCTTGAGCTGACCGACGAGGCGATCGTCATCAACTCTTTCTCCAAATATTATTGCATGACCGGCTGGCGGATAGGCTGGATGGTGCTGCCGGAGCGCCTGGTGCGGCCGATCGAGCGGGTGGCGCAGAGCCTCTATATCTCCCCGCCCGAACTCTCGCAGATCGCCGCCACCGCCGCGCTTGGCGCCGGCGCCGAGCTCGATCGTTATAAGGCGAGTTATGCCGCCAACCGCGAGCTGCTGATGCGGCGCCTGCCGCAGATCGGCCTTTCGATCGCCTCGCCGATGGATGGCGCCTTCTACGCCTATCTCGACGTCACCCGCTTCACCAATGACAGCATGGGTTTTGCCAAACGCATGCTCGCCGAAATCGACGTCGCCGCCACACCCGGCCTCGACTTCGATCCGCTGGAGGGACATCGAACCCTGCGCCTGTCCTATGCTGGCTCAGAGGCCGAGATCGCCGAGGCAGTGGAGCGAATCGCAGCCTGGTTGAAGTAACCCTTCAACAGGGCAGGTGGCTGCTCTTTGTCCTGTCCGTCAGCTGCGCGACGAAAACAGCGAGGCGAGCGTTGAAGACGGTTTGTTGTTCAGCCTCGGCACGACCACGAGCTGCCTGATGTCGCCGCGCTTGTAGGCGGCGAGGAAGCGCTTGTAATCCTTGAAGGAGACGCAGCCGTTGGAATCGCCGTTCTTGCCGAGCATGTAGGTGTGGGCAAGCAGGCCGACACGGTCATAGATGGCATCCGAGCCCTGGAGTGGCGTCAGCCGCAGCGCCTCGACACCGTGGAAGAGGCTTTCGCGCATGGTCAGCGCGTAGGTGTGCGGCGGCGTCGGGCCGCGCATCTTCTTGTCTACGTAACGCGGGTTGTCGCGCATTTTGCCGAGGCCGGAATGGGCTTCCAGCCTCTCGCCGTTCGGCAGATAGACCGTGCTGTTCTCGATGTCGTAGATCGCCACACCGGCGCGCAGCTTCGGCGAGAAGACCGGCTTGTCGTAGCGCGGCACGGCATCGTCCTGCTCATCCTGGATCGGCGAGTTCGGCTGAGCATAGGCAAGCGCAGGCTCGGCAGGGCGCTGCGCCCCTCTGCCGGCGGGTGCCGGTTTGCCGATGAGGCCATCGGGACGCGCCATCGGCAGCGGCACGGAGCCTTCGTCCGGCGCCAGCACCAGATCGAAGGGCTGCTGCTCTCCGGCCTCGGCGACTTCCACGGGCGCAGATTTTTCCTGCGGCAGCGACACCGTTTTGAGGGCTGGTGCCGCCGGCTCGACTCGAGCGGGCTCGACCGGGGCCGGCGCGATCTGCTGCGGTCCGGCATCTGCAAGTGCGAGCAGGGCAGGGAGTTCGACGGCCGCGACAGTTTCCTTGGAAGGAATGATGATGCGGTCATCACTCTCTGCTTCCGTCTCCGCCTGGGCGAGCTCGACCGGCGGCGTGGCGGCGTCGTCCCTGGCGAATTTCGCGGTATCGGACGGCGTTACGGCGGCGACGGCGACCGGCGGTTCGGCAGGCGCGGCCAGACGATTGTTCTTTGCAAGCGCCAGCGATGCCGTTGCGGCGGCATTGGTCTTTTGCGCATGCGACTGGATGAGGTGCGCCGTCAGGGCGACGACCGGCTTGGCATCGAAGGCGGCCAGCCGGTCAGCCTTGCCGACATGGATCAGTCGTTCGTGCTGCGTTGCCGGCTTCAGCTTCGGCATCGATGCGACCTGCGTGAAGCTCTCGGGCTGAGAAGCCGGAGCGCCGACGGAATGCATCGTCGCGAAGGTCGCGATCAACCATGTGGAGGTCAGAAATCCGGCGCCGACGACACCGTAAAGGAAACCGCGAGATCTGCGCAAACGAAAAGCAGATCCGCCAAGAGGGGTGACGTTATTGAACGTCCCAACCGCAAACGCCATACTACACTCGTCTTTCAAACTCGCTACGCAGGCCGGCGGCACTGACTGACTAAACTTCGCCGGGGCCGGTAAAGGCGCAAGTGGGCCGAATTTAGACCACTCGCGACTTCCGACTGTTTCGCAAGGATGACGAATTATGGTTTCTAATTTGTTTACGCCGCGTCGTTCTTTCTCGCGGCGTCTCAAAAAGAGATGCGCAGGGCCTTCTCAGGCGCGTTCCATCACGTAGCTTCCCGGCGCTTCCTCGATCGCGTTCAGCGCATCGCCGCCGGGTTTGCGCGCCGGCACACGCCTGTCATCATGCGTCTCGATCCAGGCCTGCCAGTGCGGCCACCAGGATCCCGGCGTCTCGGTCGCCTTCTCGATCCAGGTCTCGTAGTCCCCCTTGGCGGGGCCGCCGGTCCAGTATTGATACTTCTTCTTGTCGGGCGGGTTGACGACGCCGGCAATATGTCCCGAGCCGGTGACAACGAAGTCCACCTTGCCGCCGAAGAACCGGCTGCCGACGAAGACGGACTTGGCAGGCGCGATGTGATCCTCGCGCGTGGCGAGATTATAGATCGGGATCTTCACGTCTTTCAGCGACACGGGCTTGCCGTCGAGGATCATCTCGTTTTTCGTCAGCGCATTCTTCAGATAGCAATTGCGCAGGTAGAAGGCATGGTTTGCCGCCGCCATGCGGGTCGAATCGGCGTTCCAGAACAACAGGTCGAAGGGCAGGGGCTCCTGGCCCTTGAGATAGCTGTTGACGAAATAAGGCCAGATCAGCTCGGATGCGCGCAGCATGTTGAAAGCCATCGACATCTTCGAACCGTCGAGATAGCCGGCCGCCTGCATATGCTCTTCGAGCGCGGCAAGCTGCTCCTCGTCGACGAAGACCTTGAGGTCGCCGGCATGGGTGAAGTCGACCTGGGTGGTGAATAGGGTCGCGGTCTTGATGCGCTTGTTCTTTTCCCTGGCATGCAGCGCCAGTGTCGCCGCCAGCAGCGTGCCGCCGACGCAGTAGCCGACAGCGTTGACCTCCTTCTCGCCCGTCGCCTTCTCGATCGTCTCGAGCGCGAAATCGATGCCCTCGCGGGCATAGGCCGCCCAGTCTTTCTCGGCGTGGCGGGCATCCGGGTTGACCCAGGAAATGACGAAGACTGTCTGCCCCTGGTCGACGCACCATTTGATGAAGGATTTCTGCGGGTTGAGGTCGAGAATATAGAATTTGTTGATCCAGGGCGGGCAGATCAGCAGCGGCCGTTTCAGCACCGTTTCCGTCGAAGCCTCGTACTGGATGATCTGGCAGATATCGTTCTGGGCGATCACCTTGCCCGGCGTCAGCGCCATGTCGCGGCCGACGGCGAATTTCGTCATGTCGGTCTGGCGCAGGCGAAGATCGCCGTTTCCGGCAGCGATGTCCTCGGCCAGCATCTTCATTCCCCGCACCAGGTTCTCGCCGCTGGTTGCGATCGTTTCGCGGTAGAGTTGCGGATTGGTGGCGACAAAATTGCTCGGCGAAAGGGCGGCCGTGATCTGCTTCACGTAGAAGCCGGCCTTGTGCTTGGTGTGCTCGTCGAGACCATCGGTCTCCGACACCAGCTTCTCCACCCAATCCGATGTGACGAAATAAACCTGGCGGAGAAAATCGAAGAAAGGGTTCTTCTGCCAGTCCTCGTCGGAGAAGCGCTTGTCCTTGCGGGTGTCTGGTTCAGGAGGCGCCTGCATGCTTTGCACGCGCTGCATCGAACGCATCCAGATGCCGAAGAACGACGACATTAGCTGCGTCTGCGCCTCGAAGGTGCGGCGCGGATCGGTAATCCAGTATTCGCTGACCTTGGAAAGCGTCTTGACCATGTCGGTCATCGGATCGACGGCGGTTTGGGTGATCTCGCCGCGTTCGCGCGGCGCAAGCCAGGCCGAGGCAGCCTGCCCGAGATTTTCGAGCGCCCGGGCGAAATTCATCGCCATGGCCTCTGGATCCTTCAATACATAGGGATCGAGATCGGTCGCGTCGAAACCGGCCTTGCCGCCATTCTTCTGGCCGCCATTTTCCTGCTTGCTGTCGGTCACCATTTCCTCCCGGCGGCAGCACTGTTTTTATCCATTCGTTGTACATCGTGATCGAACGAGAAAACAAGTTCCACGCGCGCCGGCTCATGCTATTGCTTTGTGGCTGCGACAAATTTAACAGTCGACGCAATCAGAACTGGATTTTGAGGCATGACGAAAAACGGCATTCGGCGCATCGCGACCTTCAACCGCACCGCATTGATCTGCGTCGCTGCGGCGATGGCCCTTGCCGGATGCAATCTGACGGCGGAAGAGAAAGCCGCGGCCGCCGCCAAGCGAGCGGCGCCGACCGCCGTCGTCATGCCGGCCACCAAGGGCGATGCGGTCGAAGGCGGCCTGGCAAAGTCGCCGGACGGCTATCCGAATTTCGGCGCGCCGCTGACGGCCGCCAATGTTCAGATGAGCGACGAGCAGGCGGCCGACCTGCAGCATCAGTTGACGGCACTTGCTGCCCGCCGCAAGGCCGGTACGCTCTCGGAGGCCGAATATCAGGCCAAGGTCGCCGAAATGCGCCGCCTCGCCGCCGAACACGGCACGGATACGCTCTCCGAAATCTCCAAATAGACCTTGCCTTTCAGGCAATTTGGACGCAAAGCCTTCCGGATGGATCGGAAGATACGATTTTCCCGATAATGCGCGTTGCGCGGCCTTTCCGTCAAAGATTTGCCGCGTGGCTTAGGTCTGATGAATACGGCGTTGCGATTCTGAAGTTCGTGTCGCAGCCGCCGGGAGACGGAACGAACTTCGACTGCGGCCCGAAATGCCGCCTTTCCATGGGGAATGAAATGGAAGAGTTTCACAAAGTCCGGCGTTTGCCGCCTTATGTTTTCGAACAGGTCAACCGTTTGAAAGCAAGCGCGCGAGCGGGCGGCGCCGATATCATCGATCTCGGCATGGGAAACCCCGACCTTCCCACTCCCCAGGCGATCGTCGATAAGCTGTGTGAGGTCGTGCAGGATCCGCGCACCCACCGTTATTCCTCCTCCAAGGGCATTCCGGGGCTGCGCCGCGCCCAGGCCGCCTATTATGCCCGCCGTTTCGGCGTCAAGCTCAACCCGGATACGCAGGTGGTCGCCACCCTCGGCTCCAAGGAAGGCTTCGCCAATATGGCGCAGGCGATTACCGCGCCCGGCGACGTCATTCTCTGCCCGAACCCGACCTATCCGATTCACGCCTTCGGCTTCCTGATGGCAGGCGGCGTCATCCGCTCGATGTCGGTGGAGCCGGACGAGACCTTCTTTCCGCCGCTCGAGCGCGCGGTCAGGCATTCGATCCCGAAGCCCCTGGCGCTGATCCTCAACTATCCCTCGAACCCGACGGCCTTTGTCGCGACGCTCGATTTCTACAAGGACGTCATTGCCTTCGCCAAGAAGCACGACATCATCGTGCTGTCCGACCTTGCCTATTCGGAGATCTATTTCGACGAGGCGCCGCCGCCGTCGGTTCTCGAAGTGCCGGGCGCCATGGATGTGACGGTGGAGTTCACCTCGATGTCGAAGACCTTCTCCATGCCCGGCTGGCGCATGGGCTTTGCCGTCGGTAACGAGCGGCTGATCGCGGCGCTCACCCGCGTAAAGTCTTACCTCGATTATGGCGCCTTCACGCCGATCCAGGTTGCGGCGACACATGCCCTGAACGGCGACGGCTCCGATATTGCGGAAGTCCGCAACGTCTATAAACGTCGCCGTGACGT contains:
- a CDS encoding tlde1 domain-containing protein codes for the protein MAFAVGTFNNVTPLGGSAFRLRRSRGFLYGVVGAGFLTSTWLIATFATMHSVGAPASQPESFTQVASMPKLKPATQHERLIHVGKADRLAAFDAKPVVALTAHLIQSHAQKTNAAATASLALAKNNRLAAPAEPPVAVAAVTPSDTAKFARDDAATPPVELAQAETEAESDDRIIIPSKETVAAVELPALLALADAGPQQIAPAPVEPARVEPAAPALKTVSLPQEKSAPVEVAEAGEQQPFDLVLAPDEGSVPLPMARPDGLIGKPAPAGRGAQRPAEPALAYAQPNSPIQDEQDDAVPRYDKPVFSPKLRAGVAIYDIENSTVYLPNGERLEAHSGLGKMRDNPRYVDKKMRGPTPPHTYALTMRESLFHGVEALRLTPLQGSDAIYDRVGLLAHTYMLGKNGDSNGCVSFKDYKRFLAAYKRGDIRQLVVVPRLNNKPSSTLASLFSSRS
- the phaC gene encoding class I poly(R)-hydroxyalkanoic acid synthase, with translation MVTDSKQENGGQKNGGKAGFDATDLDPYVLKDPEAMAMNFARALENLGQAASAWLAPRERGEITQTAVDPMTDMVKTLSKVSEYWITDPRRTFEAQTQLMSSFFGIWMRSMQRVQSMQAPPEPDTRKDKRFSDEDWQKNPFFDFLRQVYFVTSDWVEKLVSETDGLDEHTKHKAGFYVKQITAALSPSNFVATNPQLYRETIATSGENLVRGMKMLAEDIAAGNGDLRLRQTDMTKFAVGRDMALTPGKVIAQNDICQIIQYEASTETVLKRPLLICPPWINKFYILDLNPQKSFIKWCVDQGQTVFVISWVNPDARHAEKDWAAYAREGIDFALETIEKATGEKEVNAVGYCVGGTLLAATLALHAREKNKRIKTATLFTTQVDFTHAGDLKVFVDEEQLAALEEHMQAAGYLDGSKMSMAFNMLRASELIWPYFVNSYLKGQEPLPFDLLFWNADSTRMAAANHAFYLRNCYLKNALTKNEMILDGKPVSLKDVKIPIYNLATREDHIAPAKSVFVGSRFFGGKVDFVVTGSGHIAGVVNPPDKKKYQYWTGGPAKGDYETWIEKATETPGSWWPHWQAWIETHDDRRVPARKPGGDALNAIEEAPGSYVMERA
- a CDS encoding LL-diaminopimelate aminotransferase gives rise to the protein MEEFHKVRRLPPYVFEQVNRLKASARAGGADIIDLGMGNPDLPTPQAIVDKLCEVVQDPRTHRYSSSKGIPGLRRAQAAYYARRFGVKLNPDTQVVATLGSKEGFANMAQAITAPGDVILCPNPTYPIHAFGFLMAGGVIRSMSVEPDETFFPPLERAVRHSIPKPLALILNYPSNPTAFVATLDFYKDVIAFAKKHDIIVLSDLAYSEIYFDEAPPPSVLEVPGAMDVTVEFTSMSKTFSMPGWRMGFAVGNERLIAALTRVKSYLDYGAFTPIQVAATHALNGDGSDIAEVRNVYKRRRDVMVESFGKAGFDVPPPAATMFAWAKIPEKFRHLGSLEFSKLLVEKADVAVAPGIGFGEMGDDYVRLALVENEHRIRQAARNIKKFMSTADETMHNVISLNAHR